The DNA sequence TATATTGAGTATTCCTTTAGTGTTTATTATTGGCATTATAAGATTtcttttttaacataaaatattCCATTGGTTAAGGAAATATTATAATGTTATGTCAACTACTCTTTGTTCCCTCTGAAGTTTACGGAAAGTGTCGAAGACCATAAGCTTTCgtttataattttgtttccatTGGGCAGAAAACCCAACTTAATCCTGGCTTTCTAAATAAGCATGTGTTGTATGCTATGAGCCCTTTTGCTTGCCTGTTCCAAACATTTGGTATGAACATCTTAATGCCAAAAGTATGTTTTTAACATgttcttattaaaatttttattcatgTAATTCAGTTATCTTATTGCTAAATGTAGTAGATTTTGCAaagttttttaatattttttactttcatAGGTTGTTGCCACAGGCAATCTGCATCTCCCAAAAGATGTATCGCTGTTCTGGAGGCCAAGCGGAGACTTCAACTACCGCTAACCCCTTGAAGAATTACACCATGGGAAGATGTTCGCCAGGATGGTCTGAAGCACAACCCTTTATTTCCAAGCAATCACTCAGGCGGCACTTGTTGCCGGTTGATGCTTTAGTTACTCCAACAGCTCAAGATGTTTCTGATTCTGGTACACCTCTtgttggtgatgataagattgGAGTGTTATTGTTAAACCTTGGAGGACCAGAGACTCTAGATGATGTGCAGCCTTTTCTGTTTAACCTTTTTGCTGATCCTGTACTACTCTAGCTTTAACCCTCTATTCATCTGAATGATTGTTTTTATTTCTATATAGGCTGAGATGAACTAAAATGttcaatttcttattttttgttgGATAGTTATTTGTTGTTTGCAACTATGCAGGATATTATACGATTGCCAAGGTTATTTAGTTTTCTTCAAAAACCGCTAGCCCAATTTGTCTCTGTGGTACGAGCACCAAAGAGCAAAGAAGGCTATGCTTCAATTGGTGGTGGATCTCCTCTTAGACGTATGACTGATGAACAGGCATGATGCTTCCTGATGGCTTTTTTTTAATACTATCACCGGTTGATTACAAATCTTCTGAACAAATAAAAGTTAGAACTTCTTTATCTGAGATGAAATATTGCTTGTTGGTAATTATAATTTTAGCATTGTGGAATTTTTAGTTGTCTCATCCTTAATTTCTTTGTTCCTTTTTCCTGACCACTTCAAGTGCAATTTTTAAGCTTTCACTAGTCCATATGATTTTCAACTGACTTCAATTTTTTTGCTAACATAACATGTCTACACCAACAAATACTTCccccttttctttttctgttaTTATTATAACCCTTTTAATGATTCTCTACACAGGCAGAAGAGTTAAGGAAATCTCTTTGGGTCAAGAATGTCCCAGCCAAAGTTTATGTCGGGATGCGTTACTGGCATCCATTTACTGAAGAAGCAATTGAACAggtatttgataaaaatattaaattggaTGGCATTTGATTAAGATTATGCCTCCTCATAGCAACTTCTTCTCAGTTTCAATTAAGATTATCTCACAATACCCCAATGGTATCATAAACAGCACACTGCCATAGAGGAGGATATAGTAAACACTAAACAGGGTGGAGGGCACCTGATATGACACAGATGAACTAATACTTGTCATAGTAATTGATGtaactttatttttgtttatctgTTTATGTTATATTCTCATTCTAGTTATGATTTTTCATCGTGTAGATTAAAAGGGATGGCATTACAAAGCTTGTTGTGCTTCCCCTTTATCCACAATTTTCAATATCAACTAGCGGTTCAAGTCTGCGTCTCTTGGAGAGTATATTCCGGTAATTATTATAAAATGCACTGATGTGTACACTTCAATATTCATCTGACATTTTgtattattatgaattatttgTTGTTCTTCAGCGAGGATGAGTATCTAGTCAACATGCAGCATACAGTAATACCTTCATGGTACCAACGTGAAGGATACATAAAGGCCATGGcaaatttaattgaaaatgagCTGAAAACTTTTGACCATCCTGAGGAGGTACTGGATCATTTCTTTCGATTTATGTTTTAAAGGAAAGAATAAACAGGAAAAGTGTGCTTCCTTGACATTTGTATCTTATCATTGCCATTCTTCCACTTCAAATATAAACAGCATAACATTTGTTGCCATTGTATAATTATTTCTGGTTAGGATATAGCCAAACAAAACGTAGGAGTAGCTTTActtaattttattgaaaatattcaTTGTTAACCTTAGTAGCTGATGTGTACTGCAGGTCATGATATTCTTTAGTGCACATGGGGTGCCTCTTGCTTATGTGGAAGAGGCTGGTGATCCATACAAAGCTGAAATGGAGGAATGTGTGGATTTAATCATGGAAGAGCTTGAGAAAAGAAAGATAACAAATCAATACACCCTTGCTTATCAGGTAGCTACTAAGACTAAGAGAACTTGACCATTAGTCATCAAGACTCGAGTGGGATTTccttttagattttctaacaattGATCACAATTATTGTTACAGAGTAGAGTTGGACCTGTGGAATGGTTAAAACCCTATACAGATGACACAATAGTTGAACTTGGGAAAAAGGGCGTAAAAAGTCTGCTAGCTGTACCAATAAGGTAATGCCATCCTACTAACTTGTCTCTCTCCTCCCCTTCTCACACTGACACACAGAATAAGTGACACTATTAAGTTGTTTAACTTCTGCTTGGTTCACAGCTTTGTTAGTGAGCATATTGAAACACTAGAAGAAATTGATGTTGAGTACAAAGAACTTGCTCTAAGTTCTGGTATAGAAAAATGGGGTCGAGTTCCTGCTCTGGGATGTGAACCCACCTTCATTTCGGATTTGGCGGATGCTGTAATTGAGAGTTTGCCATATGTTGGGGCGATGGCAGTCTCAAACCTCGAAGCACGACAGGTACTCTTCTGATTGAAACTTGAAAGTATATGTTGCTTTAGCCATTTTCACACTAATAAAGAAGTTTAAAACCAATAGTTGATTATGaaataacaaatttattatattaatattccATGTGATGTAATAGAAAATTTTGGCTCTATTGCAGTCATTAGTTCCATTGGGCAGCGTAGAAGAGTTGTTGGCAGCATATGACTCGCAACGTAGGGAGTTGCCACCACCAGTATTGGTGTGGGAATGGGGTTGGACTAAAAGTGCCGAAACTTGGAATGGAAGAGCAGCTATGCTGGCAGTGCtgcttctattatttttagAAGTCACTACTGGTGAAGGATTTCTGCACCAGTGGGGAATATTGCCCCTGTTTAGGTGAATTACGAAATAAATGAGTGAATATGaaattcctgccctgccctcagAGGCAATGGAACCTAGTTTTTGCTTATATGTATATGCATAACCGTTAGCATCACATATGCTACTTAGAATCTAAGGCATAAATTCCGGAGTCATCAAATATAGTTTAGATACAAGCATATGTGAATGGTAACGGGAGACCAAAAAACAAATGTATAGTGATATGGATTGTATACGAAGCAGAATGTATGTATTAAAGCAACTTGACTTGGAAATCTACTCTAGAGGATTCTTCTTCAGAAACGGTTATTTTCATTCATAACCAATTTCTGCTGAACTTATTATTATGAAATACTGTTATATTATTCCGTTGATGAAACATTGAAACGGGAGATTTTGAAAAGGGTGTATCAGTTCGTTTCTTACTAGCCTGCGATTGGCCAGAAAACAATCTTAAAATTAAAACCATGTTACATGTTTGAAAACgaaaaaaggaataataaaagtgggcagaagaaaatagaaaattattatCACACTAGCACCTGAAACGTACAAACCTCAGTCATGGAACATGATCTCAGACAACTAAATAACATTCATCGTATGAACAGAAGCAGATGTTATTCTTCATACCCTCCCCCCactcaaaaaagaaaaaaccagaaatcatcaactatatatatatttcctACATCTGTATTACTAAAACTAAAGGgaaataaaaacagaaattaCGTCCATTAAGAGATTAATCACTAGAATCGAAGCTTCCACTGTGAGAGCTGCTGCCATTGTAACTATGCAAGGAGAGGCCCCTCAAGTGACTGGCCAAAGTAGCACCATCCTTCTTGTTCTCCTGAAAATATCTCTCCCTTTCAAAGTGCTTCGCAGGTGGTGGTGGAATTGCTACATGAGGAAGCTCACCATTGTTCCTTGCATTTGGAGGTGGAACCACAACAGGTGCAGCACGGGTATTGGTTTGTCGAGATGGCTCCAAAGAGAGCGGTCTTATTAGCGCACGGTTGAGTCTCTCTTCAAGCAAACCCCAGTTAGGGAAACGAGGTTCAGTGTCTTCATCTTCAGGCCTTGCACAAGCCTTTCCTTTGCGTAATCTGCAAGGCATTAGCCATGCAGAAATAAATCTAATCTGCTTTTATTCTTTATAAAATGGAAATAACTTGCATTGACACTAGATTACTAGTGAAATTAACTTTCCATTTTATTACGCCAATCACTGGTAAAAATAAACCAAGAAAAGAATATAGCATCTTCAAAGAATCGGCTGCAATGTACCTTCGGAATAACTGCTCAggttcctcctcctcttctacTTCTTCATGGACAAAGTGATTGGGAGTTGTGGCTCTTCCAGAAACGAGGTCATCATGCCTTGCAAGAACTTCCTGAAGCTGCTCGTTTAATTCTATTGCTTGTGAAACAATGCTCTCATCACTATGAACAGTGAAAGCAAAAATCAGTTGATGGTATAAGTTAACCATATTAAATGCATGCGTGTGCAACTAGACACAAAGATTCCTATACTAGGGAAATTTGTAGGGCAGAAAAGGCATTATCCTCCATGCATGATGAATGTTGAAGCagaaaattatacttttaacaAGGAGACAGAAACCCAAAGGATCCCTACCGAGAAGCCATCACAAGATGCATTACTCTCTGTTTTTGAAGCGAACATTGCTCGACAAGATCAAGGGTGAATTCATCCCTTGCTCCCTacggaaaaaaaaagagttttagCTGAAAGGGAATGTGATTAGTTACATTTTTCATAACTACATATCAGGGTATTAGATGCAGTAGATAAAGAAATACTAAAACTAGGTCAATCATTTTATCACATTCCTTCCTTCCTATATAGACAATATATGCTAGTTTTAGTTGAGGTACAATTTTGAGTAATGTCATTATGTTTCCATGTAACTCAGttcattttgaaaaactatTCTTATAAGCACTTTCTTATAAGCACTATTTATCATTATCAAGCAGTCTCATTCTCAAGCCTCTCGGTCTCGGCCTTTGTTGTCATTCATTAACCTAATATAAAACTCTGAGAGAACTACTATGGAGAAGCATGCAAGATTTACAAATGCAAAGATAGATGAGCGAAATTCTGATTTCATTTTAAGACATCTTTGGTCTACCTGAGGATGTTGCGCATCAACAGCATCAAGGACTTCTTTTAGAACTTCTAATGCATTACTAGCCTTCTGAATAATGCTGCAAATGAAATGTAGAATAATATATATTCTTGCCTAGAAGAAAATCACAAGATCAAATATTTGTAGAACGATATTTGTCCACCAGATCAAGCACCATCCACTGCCATGTTGAATTTACCATTTTACCCCCAAAAAATGAAACAAGAGAAGAGGAAAGAAGAAGCcagaaataaatttttaaaatactcTTAAAAATAGTAGTCATTCTCATCATAATAAATCATATCATAATAATAGTCAATTCTTATCATAATTCTTTCCAACACACCCAAGCTATAGATTTATTAAATGCGCTGTTTTCCACTAGTTATTACTAAATTGAAACCAGAAGTTACCTAGATTCGGGAACAGGATTGGACTCCGCTTGCTGAGCAACCCCACCAGATCTAGGCAAGGCCTGTTCCCTGTTTGGTCCATTATTAGTCCTGTTAGGTTGTGAACTTGGACAATTTGATTGGAATTCCTGAGCCCTTCGAGGAAACTGCACCCCAGCACTCTGTAAGAAGTAGAGCTGCAAATTAGCATTGCCATTCAGCAGACATTGGATTGAATCAACCTATCTGTAACCTACCACCAACTCATAATATGCATTATAATATTGTGGAAACTTTTCAGAAGCACCACCAAGGGCTGTTTGTGTAGCATCTAGCAGGAGAAATATCCGTTCCCTT is a window from the Arachis stenosperma cultivar V10309 chromosome 3, arast.V10309.gnm1.PFL2, whole genome shotgun sequence genome containing:
- the LOC130968383 gene encoding ferrochelatase-2, chloroplastic, which codes for MIFHSSQAMNSPIHAPSSPSSSSCSYIRCPPPCFTHASRNFKFPLLLPQAICISQKMYRCSGGQAETSTTANPLKNYTMGRCSPGWSEAQPFISKQSLRRHLLPVDALVTPTAQDVSDSGTPLVGDDKIGVLLLNLGGPETLDDVQPFLFNLFADPDIIRLPRLFSFLQKPLAQFVSVVRAPKSKEGYASIGGGSPLRRMTDEQAEELRKSLWVKNVPAKVYVGMRYWHPFTEEAIEQIKRDGITKLVVLPLYPQFSISTSGSSLRLLESIFREDEYLVNMQHTVIPSWYQREGYIKAMANLIENELKTFDHPEEVMIFFSAHGVPLAYVEEAGDPYKAEMEECVDLIMEELEKRKITNQYTLAYQSRVGPVEWLKPYTDDTIVELGKKGVKSLLAVPISFVSEHIETLEEIDVEYKELALSSGIEKWGRVPALGCEPTFISDLADAVIESLPYVGAMAVSNLEARQSLVPLGSVEELLAAYDSQRRELPPPVLVWEWGWTKSAETWNGRAAMLAVLLLLFLEVTTGEGFLHQWGILPLFR
- the LOC130968384 gene encoding TOM1-like protein 5 isoform X2; the encoded protein is MIKDFRQARDVVKAIKKRLGNKNPNTQLYAVMLLEMLMNNIGDPIHKQVVETGTIPILVKIVKKKSDLPVRERIFLLLDATQTALGGASEKFPQYYNAYYELVSAGVQFPRRAQEFQSNCPSSQPNRTNNGPNREQALPRSGGVAQQAESNPVPESSIIQKASNALEVLKEVLDAVDAQHPQGARDEFTLDLVEQCSLQKQRVMHLVMASRDESIVSQAIELNEQLQEVLARHDDLVSGRATTPNHFVHEEVEEEEEPEQLFRRLRKGKACARPEDEDTEPRFPNWGLLEERLNRALIRPLSLEPSRQTNTRAAPVVVPPPNARNNGELPHVAIPPPPAKHFERERYFQENKKDGATLASHLRGLSLHSYNGSSSHSGSFDSSD
- the LOC130968384 gene encoding TOM1-like protein 5 isoform X1 — its product is MAAERVNAATSQKLAETDWMKNIEICELVAHDQRQARDVVKAIKKRLGNKNPNTQLYAVMLLEMLMNNIGDPIHKQVVETGTIPILVKIVKKKSDLPVRERIFLLLDATQTALGGASEKFPQYYNAYYELVSAGVQFPRRAQEFQSNCPSSQPNRTNNGPNREQALPRSGGVAQQAESNPVPESSIIQKASNALEVLKEVLDAVDAQHPQGARDEFTLDLVEQCSLQKQRVMHLVMASRDESIVSQAIELNEQLQEVLARHDDLVSGRATTPNHFVHEEVEEEEEPEQLFRRLRKGKACARPEDEDTEPRFPNWGLLEERLNRALIRPLSLEPSRQTNTRAAPVVVPPPNARNNGELPHVAIPPPPAKHFERERYFQENKKDGATLASHLRGLSLHSYNGSSSHSGSFDSSD